Genomic DNA from Lagenorhynchus albirostris chromosome 20, mLagAlb1.1, whole genome shotgun sequence:
TGTTTTACAGGATTAAACGTAAGTATTTATTGGATTAAACTGAATTATGAGATTAATCTGAATGTTTGTAAATAACTCTCTAAtgattcaggaaaaaagaaaaaatatatagtgtaAAACTAACATGGCAAGATGTTAGGAACAGATAAATTTAGGCTAAGGATACAGGGgtattcattgttttttcttgcaATTACTttaggattaaaatatttttaaaagagctagGGCAAAAAAtccatctttgttttaaaattctacatgATCCAGAATGGACTCCACTATAGTTAGAGTCaccaaatatttacaaataagactaaagaggcaaaaagaaaacatctACTTTTAAGTAGCAATGATAACCTGTTAGTCCACATTTCCCTCAAAAACCATTAAGGTCACAGCAAGAAACCATTTCCTAGATGGAGAACTTAAGTTTAGAAGTTTAGAAGTTTAAAGAAGTTTAAAGAAgaattcttgggaattccctggtagtccagtggttaggactcagtgctttcactgccagggcaggGGCTCAATCCCttgtcagagaactaagatcctacaagccatgaGGTatggcaaagaaaaagaaaagaattcttttattattatatagatgtagtatatataatcAGAAACAAACCTGAGTTATAattaagttataaaaaataaaagtccagaGGCAGAAGATACACTGCCTATATGTGGTGAACAGAGGATTTACTTGCCAGAAAAAGTAACTGTTGCAAACCCTCAGAATTATTGCTCTATAATTGGGCAGATAAGATCTACTATTCAGTAACTTCATTCAATAACCATTACTGAACACTGATTATGTGCCAGTGGTCCTGTACTTAGAGTGCATAAAGGGTAAGACAAAGTCCTTGCCTTGAAGAACTCAGCCTATAAAAGTCTCTTATCAAttataacttaattaaaaaataatcctctATATGTCCTTATAAAAtccttatttaatttctaaatttagtCTAACTTAGTCTGTAGGCAACCTAGAGATCATTTGCAACTAGTATTTAAAAGCAATTACActtttctacttattttaaaaatcagtaatttgCTTCCATAATATTTACAGGCCGAATTATTAAACTTTATAATAAAGACTTTATTAGGACCCTACACAGAAGTTCCTTCCAAACAGACAAAAGTTGGAGGGAACAGGGAATCTTCCTCTGGCCTCTCCTCAGTCAAAGGCCTCTGCTAGTTTGAACCCTGACCGGGCAAGTTTCACTGAAGAAGCTGTCTTCAAGTACAATTAAATCAGGAGTCGTGAAGAGCTTATTGTCAATCTATGAATTTCGTCTGCTTGTTTGCTCtggctgaaagaattcatcaatCAACCTGAGATTCGTCTCTTATTATGGGTTCttataaattaaatcataaataACTCAGAATCTAAAAACTGTGACAATCCTGAATAATCTTAACCCCCGTAAAAGGATCTGTAAATCATAAAGGATATGCTAAAGttcaaagtttttttgtttggtttgttgttaattaattaatttatttatttttggctgcgttgggtcttcgctgctgtgcactggctttctctagttgtggcgagtgggggctactcttcgttgtggtgcgtgggcttctcattgcagtggcttctcttgttgcggagcacgggctctaggtgcacgggcttcagtagctgtggcacgcgggctcagcagtcgtggctcacaggctctagagcacaggctcagtagttatggcacacgggcttagatgctccgtggcatgtgggatcttcctggaccagggctcaaacctgtgtcccctgctttggcaggcggattctcaaccactgtaccaccagggaagccccataacgtTCAAAGTTTTAAGAAAAGCTTAGGAACACACAATTTTATGTCTGGGTGCCTGTAAGTAATTCTTAAATGGttcacaaaaaagataaaaagacgATAAACATCGTGGAGActcctatttttcatttctgctgaGAAGTACTGTATCACTTAGTTTAAATTGTCTGAGCAAAAGGTCCCACTTAAAGTGAGCATAACTGTTAATATATGCTGCTATCTTTggtatttcttttctctcagatTAAAGAGAGATTAAGAATGACTaaggaattaacacaacattgtaaatcaactatacttcaattaaaaaaaaaaaaaaaagaataacaagggAGAACCTCTTTGTTAACTGCAACAGTTGTAACAGAGTGCCTGACCTAAATGAAGCCTTTCTCTAACGCAAATTAAGTTGAGCCATCAGGATTCTGTATAACATGGGCTCTAGAACCACACTTGAACTTATATTATGCGCTAGAATttactggaatttaaaaaatatatattgtgacCTTTCAGGTTAAAAGAGATTTCAAAATGATTTATTCAACAGAGACTTTCACAGCTCATAAATGTTTCAAGTTACTCTTGGGAAACTTAGTTCATCACCTGAAAAAGTGATTTcacttttaacaaaaataaatttgagtttatttttaagaaacaaaagcatCCATTTCTTCTACATAAAGCCTTTCGTTTGTCCTAAACCCGAGTTAAAACAGGAAATTCTACGGTcaaaagagactttttttttttactatctagAAATGTATTTCTGTAACTGAAATTAACATCCTAATCACAGAGGTAATCTGAGGGATAATGTTCAAGCCCTGGGTATGTAAGCAGGTAGTGCAAGGAGGTAAAGAACCGGAGAGGATGGCAGGAGATAAGCACAGGCGTGTACAAGGCCCCTTCCCACCCTGCCTGTGGAAACGCCCTCTTCTGTTCCCCATGAACACAGATGAGCTGGGACAGCTTCCGACTGTGATAAAACCATGTTTTTCCTAGAATCACTGTTTCTTCAATGGTGGttttttattaaaagaagaaCTATTCAAATGGATGGTAAGAAATTCAGCTTGTATCAATACACAAATAAGTTTACTTAAAAACACCTccgttacatatttttaaaagtttcagaaTCTCTCCCCACCAGTGTCCATAAGCTAGAATAGCTTCACGTGAAACCTGCAGTCTGACCTAGGAGAATCAATAAGTGATGGTCTAGGTACTTGCTCAGACATTTCTCTTGTCACCGAAGAGACAGTcacaaacaaaacacatctcTTGCCTGGTTGAGTAGGAAGAATCCACATAAAAGAGCTTCATAAAACGTCTATGAAGGAGAACTGGTAATATCAGAAGAGTTCCAGCACTTCAATTGAATATAATTCTCTATTAGTCTTTTCTTGATTTAATTTCTGTAGTTCACGAAAACTTACTTCAATCTTGTTGAGCTCAGAACAAATGcttatctaaagaaaaaagttccAAAATAACTTTTACCATAACTTGTACATATGGATAAATCCTCCACAATTACTTAGGGCTAttccaagaaaaattttaataaattataattttggtGCTTCTTGGTTACAAACAGAATTCAGTAAAATCAAATAATTACATACCTGGGATTTCACAAACTTGTAAAGACTTAACAGTAGCCTTTTTGCTTCTGGTATCATTACCACAACAGTAAAATTAGCATCTAGAAGTAGACATATCCAATCCATAATCTGAAGATAAACAGGAAAAGGAgttaagattttaaatttaattttaggtTAATTCACTTTACAAAGTCCATAACAGTATCAAAcagttataagaaaaaataagtctTCTTTACAGAAGTCTgaacattttagagatgaaggaaTTTCTAAGCAATCGAAAAAgcctcttttctgcttttctactTGTCATTTTACAAGCATAATTGGATCTTTTCCATCAGATTAATCAGTAAAAAGAAAGCCACAGTGATATTTAATCCAAGGGAGAGCtagcactttttattttaaaaaattcttgataACTACTCGCAGctacaaaaaaaagaacccaCTCATCTCCTATTCTGAAATATACACTATGACCCAAGAATAAGGTGTCGTGTATTATAGATAAGGTACcaagaactaaaataaaattattactatACATTTATTAAAGTATCCTATGTAGCCTACACCTTCAAATGGTGTTAACATGCAAATATCAGTGTCATGAAAAAGCATTAAGGAAACCAACTATCCATTTGCAGGGAGGGGGGAAAGCTGATACCTATGTAACTCTCtacaccaaaataaactttatatGTATCAAAGAgttaaacaaagaaaaggaaaagaaatgtactAGGGGAAGACAGGATGGCTATTTTTACACTCTTAGAGTGGGAAGGGCCTTAAGCATGGCGTACCCAAAAAGAAGCAGTAAAGGAAAAGCCTAATAATTTTGAcagcatgaaaattaaaaacccatCTATGGCAAAAATTACACTAAAGCAAGTAAAAAAGAGTGATAGGAAAAAAGTACTTGTAATACACTTCATAGAAACAGACTAATTTCTCTTAATATATGAAGAATAATTTATAAGGCAAAATGATAAAGACAGGAAATGCAATAGAAAAATTGGACAAAGAACCTGATTAAGCAGTAcacaaaaaggaatataaattggcaaGAAATGATGGTCCACCTTTCTtattatcaaagaaatgcaaattaaaataaaacacttacTTGTTACCTACTTGACTAGCAGAGAGTAAGGTCTCAGATCTTGGTGGCCATAGTACCTCTTGTCACAACCCTTTGGAAAGGTagcctggcattttttttttttttttttttttttagcctggcatttttgaaattaaaaatgcatgcACCCTTTATCCAGTAATTTCACTAATGGGAATTTACCCAAGAGGTGTTCTCTCATAATATGCAAGAATATTTctataaagatgctcactgaaagtttgtttacaatagcaaaaaaCTGTAAGCAATTTAAATGCCAATCAATAGGGGACTAACAAATTAAGATTTTCTATAAAATCAAATAGTATGCAGTGGTTAAAAAGAATGTGGCAGATGTATATAGCCTGATTCAGAAAATgtgtaaagggcttccctggtggcgcagcggttgagagtccgcctgccaatgcaggggacacaggttcgtgcccaggtctgggaagatcccacatgctgcggagcggctgggcccatgagccatggccgctgagcctgcgcgtccggagcctgtgctctgtaacgggagaggccacaacagtgagaggcccgcgtaccgcaaaaaaaaaaaaaaaagaaaatgtgtaaaatgtAGCAATGAGTGAAAAAAAGACAAGCTGCAGAATAGCATGCACGTGATCTAATTTGCATTAGGAAGACAAGAGAAAGATAAGTTAAGGTACAGAAAGCAAATTTCTAGACATAAATGCAACTCTTAGTATTGGTTATCTCTAGGAGGGACTTGGGATTATTAGGTTATTAGGAGGACACTTATTATCACTCTCTCCCAATGAAGCTGAGGAAATTCTTGAAAAGGGTCACAATAAAGAATCAGGAATTTAAGATGAATTTAAGTTCCTTAGTATAGAATTATGGCTCTAAAAAATCCATCTACCAAATTGAGTGATCCACTCCAGTGGTTTGTGTACTGGTGAGGGAGGAGGGTCGTAGGAACCACGAGACAGGGAGAAATCAGTTCCTGGATTCCAGATtctgatactatatatatatacatatatatacatatatatatatatataaataaaacaccttttttttatttaacacatttttccCAGCATCagatcaaaataaaaagattaccTCACCTGGTTCAGGGTTGGAGGGTGTATTCCAGGAAGAGTCATAGTAGCATTTTCACTACACTTCAgataaaggaaatacaaatactgGAGAAATAGCTAGGTGTTGGGGGGGAAAAAGAACAATCACTTTGATAGGAAAATTTTCTCTATGTGAAGCTAACAAAGAGACTGGAAAGAATTTTAAGAGGCTACTGAATTTAACTGTACATCAAACAGATATGCTAGACATCAGGGGATACATGAATCAAGTGCACTCCCTGCCATCAAAGGAGAGTTCATTTGGTTTGGGAGGGGTGGGTGAggagtttattttgtttgtaaataATAAGTAGAGAAGAGAGAATCCTTCTCTGGGCAATTCTTTTTAGTTCCTACTCGTTTCTAACTTAGATGGATGAACCCGGCCTTCGGGTCTGGCACCAGGAACACGTCAAGCTCTGCCTCCTCCAGGTCACTCTAGTCTCCCAGGCACGATTTTTCACCTTGAGGGCTGGGAAATCTCTTACTCAGATGAAAGAACTTTATAACCTTTCGAATGCCCTAGAAGCTGCGTAGAGTTAAGGAGCAACACTTAACCCAGAAATAAAATCCTGTAGGATTCGTAAGAACACTCACAGTGATGTGTTGTGCTGGGATGTCCTtcaaatgaggcagaagaaacgTCTCGCTATATGCTGAATGAAGAATTGCATTTCTACTTGGGAATAAAGGAAAATCTCATTTCAACCAATAAAGACTTTTCTACTGAAATAATGAGTAATTCCCTTCCCCagtaacatttttctaaatttatacaAAAGTTCTACTTTTCTAGAAGAGTGTTATCACTGAACATTCTCCTCGTCACTAGAGATCATCTGGAATATTTTGCTATTATAGATAATTGGTGTTTATTCAGTATACTAATTTTTAGAAGTGATAGAGCTTCTATCTTAGTACAGCTTCTTAAATAAGGTTTAAGTAAGTTGTTTGAACACAGCATTGAATGTAATCCATTTTcaagcagaaactgaaaaaaattgaaaaaaagaaaaggaaaaaaccacCTTAAATTATCTAATTACCCCTTAGTTTTTGCTTGGCATTGGACTACATCCCTGGGAAAGAGACAATACAAGGGAAATGGTTTCAAAGGATACAGTAGCGCTGCTCTTTTCCCTGTAACAGGGCATGAAGTGCTCTCCTCTGTTGCAGCCTGAGGCTTCTCAATCAACTCCTGAGCACAATTCTCACAGTTATCTTCTTCAGGATTGAAACCATTTTGAAGAATTTCAGTTTGTTGTTCTATTTCCCCATCTTGTATAGTAGCAGTATAGTCAGAAACTGACTCCATATTGATATCTGTTTCTTGAAGACTGTCATCACCAATGCTATCATGTtaattgaaagcaggaaataatccTTACAAGTAGTTGGACTTACtggaaaatttttcattttctaagactttaaagttttagaaataaaataaaacaatagattAAAAATGCAGTGAAAGTAAAGGACCATCAGCTTCTAACTTACCTCAAGAAAATTTTTAAGCAAGCGCAGGTGACTGACTCAGGGATGTCAGGGAACTGCTGTAGGCAGATCTGTAGGATCTGCACATCTGTCTTTTCTAAGGCAGACTCCATTAAGCCAGGGCACAAGCTAAGACCAAAAAcatgaatcatttatacatattaagAAACTCTCAATTGCAAATAATTCATAAGGCTTTTACAGAGTATAAAAATCAGAACTGCAAAAAACAAGGTCAAAAGAGTTATGTGTATAAAGTTTGGTGTACAGAAACATTTACCTGTATAGAAACATTTACCTGTAAGAAAGCACACGCGTTTGGATAAGCTGCATCAGACAGTTCCGAGGATAAAACGATGGTTCTGCTTTATATCTTCCCAGAATTCCTATTACTACATCCCCAATAATAGTATGAAAGTCCGGGGTCCGCTTAACAGCCAAAAATTTACGTAGTTCTACTTCAATATGTTTTTCTGAATCTTTCTGAAAGGGCAGAAGTAAAGAGTTCAGTGTGGTACATTAATAAATGTCGCTCTGCACTTAAAAGTTCCTAGCTTAACATTGTCTTAAATCACTAACAGCATTCATGCATTCCTGTGAAACTGGAGTTGATACTACAATTTACTGGACAAagacaaaatacaaagaagaaaaaaaaaactcaaggatTTAGAAATCAAAATTTCTAAGAAGCTAAATTACAAACATTCAATGCAAAGGTGAATGAGATATGAGGCCACCACCATCACACTGATCTCACAAAATGCTTAGTGAGAGTCAAATAAGCCAAAGCATCACTCTGACAACCTCAATATACTATACAAATGTTAGCCATAGCTCTAAAAATGATCACAAGAGGAAGACAGAATAAAAAGTACATAGGATTTCTTTTAACCATGAGTTGATTTTTcgtatttctaatattttaaaatttacctgtACGGCTGCTAAGAGTTGTGTGGATGGTGGGACCTCCGGCTGTACACTCACTTCAATTTTCCTTCTCCTTAACTGGAATTCAGTAAATTGATTAGGATctcaaaacaacacaaaagatGCAACAGACATttagaagaatataaaatgtcCCAAAGAGACTGGCACACTTTTGCTCTaatcacaaacttttttttttttaaatttatttatttttggctgctttaggtcttcgttgctgcgtgtgggctttctctagttgtggcgagtgggggctactcttcattgcggtgcgcgggcttctcattgcagtggcttctcttgttgcggagcacgggctctaggaatgtgggcttcagtagttgtggcatgcgggctcagtagctgtggcttgcgggctctagagcacaggctcagtagttgtggcacaggggcttagctgctccggggcatgtgggaacagaccaggactcgaacccgtgtcccctgcattggcaggtggggaatcttaaccactgcgccaccagggaagtctattCACAAGCTTTTTTAGGGTTTGGTTTTCTTATAGTGAAAAGTGGGTCTATTTCAACTTTTAACTTAAATATCTTtaaggttttcatttttcataaataaaatctcTATACTCTATTATTActaattgcaaactggtccattTTTACACCTGGGTCTTACACACATGCCCATAAAAACTACTAGACGACATGTATCACTTTTGGATAAGGGCTGTCAGGTTACTGGGTTCAAGCTTCAAATCACCCCATCATTAAGAGCAAGTTGTAAGAGTTGTACAAatatgaattattaaaataattcagccttttctgtttttaacatcTGTAGTAACATTTCTATTTCAACTACCAAACTTACGATTCTCTTTGACTGCTCTGAGTTCTGAGATCCAAGTCCATATCCCTGTGATGTTTCCCAGTTTACAAAATGAGTCATGGCATGAATGtctaagaaaacacagaacacacaatttctggaattttttgaCCTATTGGTATTTACCCAGCCAATCAATcaaacaaagaacaataaaacaacaACCACTCACGCACAATTCAAAAGCGGCTTTAAAGTCCATTTCATTCTACCAATAACCTCAGATCAGTAAATCATAATATCCTAAAAGGCTATGTGCCCAACAGATGAGGCCACTGGTAAACCAAGGAGGGAAAAAGCATTTCTGATTTTGTCTGCAGGACTTTCCCGTTGCCCCTAAAGTCAGAACACTGGCGTTCAAAATGCAGTGTAGCTCTTTAACCTGCAGCAGTATCTGCAATGTGGACTGTTCCCAAGGTAGCTTCCTGACCAATAAAATCTGAATGAACACTGGCAAATTTCAACACTAAGAACAGGTTATGCAAACCAATAGCTGTGAAAATCTACATATCAAACTAGAAGTTTATAAATTGGTTTTtagtaataaaacatttaagttcCTACCTGGATCTTGACCATGCTTGAGTTTTCCAAGAGCACCTGCTAATGATGACACCTCACACTTGTATGGGATTACAGTTAGAAATTTTCCATGTAGCATAAACAAATTTTCCCCATGATACCAGAGCtacaaaaaagttataaaaaatgtaagcaatcctttttctcttctaatatcTGATTCAACAAAGCCATATAACTTATAACAATAACTTGTGGTGGAAGTAATCTTAATATAACAGAAAAGGATAAGGTGAAGTTAAGCAACTTTCCAGAATAATCTCATATGTTCAATTTATTAATTGAGGTAGGTTTACAAAGCTCTTATTTTTGCCCATGTCTGAATAAAGCATAATTTAAAGATAATTTCTTTTGACTCATAAAAATTTGATcaacacatatatttaaaataaatgaattgtttaaaataaatattgtcagTATTACACATCTATTAACGTGATACTCACAAAGGCTACTGTAACACAGGCAAACTGTTTTGATGTACGAAATGAAAAAAGCAGAATTTAACAGTTTCTGTCTCATGATCTcaattataaaattgtaaaactGAGACAGGTATATGAACAAAAAGCTCAAAGGAACACGGAAATCAAAAGTGAAGTTTGTTAGAGCAGTGGAATTGTGAACGGCTAATCTTGTGAAAATTActtgtttaaatataaattagaattcTATGCTAAGAAACAGTCTCCTTATCCTCTAAAGTACAATGATCAACAACATCCCAtatcttgatttatttatatcttatatTCACTAAACAACCAGTACTTACTGAGTACCTTTGTTAAGCACTGAAGATATGATGGAGAACAAAAAAGACAAGGTCCCTTGCCTCAGGAAGTTTACAGTCTGGTCAccttaaattttaattctttaagtaTTCTTATGTAATTCCATGATAACATTTAACATATAACCTAAAAGACTAATTTATTAGGCAAAGTAACAGCCCTTGGATATAGttcaaaatacaaaagtaaaaagataaaaccaAAGTGAGATTAAAAAGTTTTGTTAACTAGCTAACTGTTCTCTCCTGATCTATAATTAGCTTATAATTTAGTCTTTTGAAAGTGACAAACataaagaaactataaaaataaccaaattaaaTATAATCTCGCaggtagaaaatatttcttaatttattttaatcaaaactgataaaatatttagatCCGAAGAGGTCTCTTCCCTTACAGTCTATTCGGCAGACACAAAAGTAAGTACAtttgaaaaaaaccccaaagtgcAAAAACTTACTTGACCGCTGGTCCCTTGTGGTAACTCTTTTGAAGTCTGTAGTGTTTGAAATTTTGTATTCCATATGGAGAGGCATTCTATAAAATAAGACATACAAATTCagaagttgggacttccctggaggtccagtggttaagactctgcgcttccactgcagggggtgcgggtctgacccctggtgggggaactaaagatcccgcatgcctcgtggtgcagccaaaaaattaaaaaaaaaaaaaaaaaaagtcccaagtTCAGAAGtcagccaaatataaatatatggtgctggg
This window encodes:
- the NOL11 gene encoding nucleolar protein 11, which gives rise to MAALEEGFTLAALPLGSGPDGPLGVEQSDKTDQFLVTDSGRTVILYKVSDQKPLGSWSVKQGQIITCPAVCNFQTGEYIVVHDNKVLRIWNNEDVNLDKVFKATLSAEVYRIHSIQGTEPLVLFKEGAIRGLEALLAEPQQKIETVISGEEVIKWTKFFMVFRHPVLIFITEKHGNYFAYVQKFNSRILSKYTLLLGQEEKSVTQSFSTSVHRKFISLMSLSSDGCVYETLIPVHPSDPEKNQRVVPSLLLKSVVSGNARSGVALTILDQDHVAVLGPPLSASKECLSIWNTKFQTLQTSKELPQGTSGQLWYHGENLFMLHGKFLTVIPYKCEVSSLAGALGKLKHGQDPDIHAMTHFVNWETSQGYGLGSQNSEQSKRILRRRKIEVSVQPEVPPSTQLLAAVQKDSEKHIEVELRKFLAVKRTPDFHTIIGDVVIGILGRYKAEPSFYPRNCLMQLIQTRVLSYSLCPGLMESALEKTDVQILQICLQQFPDIPESVTCACLKIFLSIGDDSLQETDINMESVSDYTATIQDGEIEQQTEILQNGFNPEEDNCENCAQELIEKPQAATEESTSCPVTGKRAALLNAILHSAYSETFLLPHLKDIPAQHITLFLQYLYFLYLKCSENATMTLPGIHPPTLNQIMDWICLLLDANFTVVVMIPEAKRLLLSLYKFVKSQISICSELNKIEVSFRELQKLNQEKTNRELYSIEVLELF